A segment of the Streptomyces sp. NBC_00376 genome:
GGCGCCAACGGCTACCTCATCCACCAGTTCCTGGCCCCCAACACCAACCTGCGCGACGACGAGTGGGGCGGCTCGGAGGAGGCCCGCATCCGGTTCGCCGTCGAGGCGGTCAAGGCCGTCGCCGCCGAGATCGGCGCGGAGCGGACCGGACTGCGGATCTCGCCCAAGAACCCCTACAACGACATCGACGAGCCCGCGCCGGAAGCCCTCTACACCGCGCTGGTACGGGAGATCGAGCCGCTCGGCCTCGCCTATCTGCACGTCCTGGAGGCGGTGGAGATCCGCGAGCTGACCCTTGCGCTGCGCAAGCAGTTCTCCGGCACGTTCGTCCTCAACGCGCTGACGGACGGCCCGACCGGCCCGGACGACCACTCACTGGTCGACGACGGGGTCGCCGACCTCATCGCGTACGGCGCCCTGTTCATAGCCAACCCGGACCTGCCTGCCAGGCTGAAGGCCGGCGGCCCCTTCAACACCCCGGACCCGTCGACCTTCTTCGGCGGCGACGCGAAGGGCTACGTCGACTACCCGGCGCTGGACGAGGCCCAGGCCTAGGGTCTTTCGTTTGGATCAGGCCCCGCGAGCCCGGCGTGATCCGAGCGAGAGGCCCAAGTCCCGGACGCCCGCCGGGCGCCGCCGCGTCACTCCTGGCCGGACTCGTCCAGCGGTGCGCTGCGCCACTTCCACGAGGTGACGCGGGGGCGGCCGGGCAGTTCGCCGCGGCCGGTGGCCCAGAGCAGTACGGCCCACCGGTCGGCGTCCTTCGGGGCGTCCGGGAACAGCCGGGCCAGCACCCGGTCGCAGAGGCCGGCGGGCGGGGTCCAGCCGGCCCCCAGGCTCGCGGCGATGTCGTGCGTGTGGACCAGGGTCTCCACGATGCCCATCGCGGCGAAGCCCTCCGGGTCGGACACCCCGTAGGAGTGGTACGAGCGGATCCCGGGCGGAGTCGTCCGCACCATCGAGGCGAGCAGCGCGCCGCAGGCCTCCAGGGTCAGGAACAGCCCGGCGGTTCCGGCCGACCGGTCCGCGAAGACCGCGTTCATCGGACCGCCCTCGCGGTCGGCGCTCCAGCGGTACGGGACGTACGCGTCCACCGACGGCCGCTGCGGGCCCAGTTGGGCCGCGTAGCTGAAGAGGTCGTCGCCCAGATGCTCGGCGGTCTCCCAGCAGGTCCACTCCAGCGACCCCGCCGGAGAGTGCCACTTGTCCACCGGGGACTCCCGGAGCGCGTCGATCGCGAGCCGTACCGCGGTGGTCACGTCGTCCGCGGTGACCGGCAGCCGGGTCCCGGTCAGGGCCGCCCGTTCCGCCGCACCGCACTCGACGCAGAACTCGTTGCCCTCGGGGTCGCCGAGCGTCGCCCAGCCCCGCCCGTTCGGTTTGCGGTGGTCGGCGACGAGAGTGGCGCCCAGGCCGAGCAGCCGCTCGACCTCCTCGTCGCGGGTCCGGTCCTGCGGCTGAATGTCCAGGTGGACGCGGGTCTTGCCGTTCCTGGGTTCCGGTACCCGGATGAAGAGCAGCGCGGCACCGGGAGCCTCGACGAGCACCTCGGGGTCACCGGGGGCGTCCTGGTCGGAGACCGGGGCGTCGAGCACCTCGGACCAGAAGCGGGCGAGTCCGTAGGGGTCGGAGCAGTCGATGGTGATGTGACGTACGAGTGAGGTCATGGGGCCCACCCTCGCCGCCGACCGCCGTGCCGGTCCAGCGATTTCGGTACGGGAAGGGGGAAGGGGGAGGGGGGGAAGGGAGGGGGAGGAGCGGGGGGTGCCGCTCCTCCCCCTCCCGGCGGATCACCTCATCGCACCGGGGTGAAGTCCCTCGCCCCGATGAACTCCGGGCGCCGCGCCGGTGCCGCGAACGGCTCCTCGGCGGCGTTCTCCACGCTGTTGAAGACGATGAAGACATTGCTGCGCGGGTACGGGGTGATGTTGTCGCCCGAGCCGTGCATGCAGTTGCAGTCGAACCAGGTCGCCGAACCCGCCCGGCCCGTGAAGAGCTTGATGCCGTGCCGGTCGGCCAGCTTCGTCAGGGCCTCGTCGGACGGGGTTCCGGCGTCCTGCATCTTCAGGGACTTCTTGTAGTTGTCCCTGGGCGTCTCGCCCGCGCAGCCGAGGAACGACTTGTGCGAACCGGGCATGATCATCAGCCCGCCGTTGGTGTCGTGATTCTCCGTCAGCGCGATCGACACGGACACCGCCCGCATGTTCGGCAGCCCGTCCTCGGCGTGCCAGGTCTCGAAGTCCGAGTGCCAGTAGAACCCCGAGGCTCCGAAGCCCGGCTTGACGTTGATCCGGGACTGGTGGACGTACACGTCCGAGCCGAGGATCTGCCGGGCCCGGCCCACCACCCGCTCGTCCTCGACCAGCCGGGCGAAGACCTCGCTGATCCGGTGGACCTCGAAGACCGACCGTACCTTCTGCGACTTCGGCTCGATGATCGAGCGCTCGTCGGCCCGCACCTCCGGATCGGCGATCAGCCGTTCCAGTTCGCAGTGGTAGGCGGCGACCTCGTCGGGGGTGATCAGCTGGTCGACGGTGAGGAAGCCGTCGCGCTCGAAGCCCTGGAGGTCCCGCACCGCCACCGGGCCGGGGGTGCCGGGCGGGGACCAGATCACCGGGTCCTGGCGGGGGGTGGTCATCTCGGCGGAGCCGCGCGTGGGGTAGAGGTCGGTGCGTCCGGCGGTGGTCATGGTTCAGCCCTCCTCGGTCAGCAGCGGGTAGACACCGTTCTCGTCGTGTTCCTCCCGCCCGGTGACCGGCGGGTTGAAGACGCAGACGCAGCGGAAGTCGGTCTTCGGCCGCATGGTGTGGTGTTCATGGCCGTTCAGCAGATACATCGTGCCGGGGGTGATCCAGTGCTTCTCGCCGGTCTCGTCGTTGGTGAGTTCGGCCTCGCCCTCGACGCACAGGACGGCCTCGATGTGGTTCGCGTACCACATCGACGTCTCCGTGCCCGCGTACATCGTGGTCTCGTGGAGGGAGAAGCCCACCTTCTCCTGCGCGAGCACGATGCGCTTGCTCTCCCAGGTGCCGGAAGCGGCCTTCACATGCCGGTCGGTGTTCTCGATGTCGCTGAACGATCGGACGATCACGGTGGGTCGGTACCTTTCTCTCTGCGGTGGTGCTTCTCGTCGGACCCGCGCCGGGGCGGGTCCGGAATCAGACGGTGTCGCGGATCGCGCGGGCCAGTGTGCGCAGACCCTCGTCCAGCTCGTCGGGGGTGATGATCAGCGGCGGCAGCAGCTTCACGACCTCGCTGCGCGGGCCGGAGGTCTCCACCAGCAGCCCCAGTTCGAAGGCGCGGGCGCAGATCGCGGCGGCGCGTGCCTCGTCCGTGAACTCCAGGCCCCAGACCAGGCCGCGGCCCCGGTACCGCGTGCCGAGAGCGGAGTGTTCGTCGCAGATCGGGAGCAGCGCCTGCTCGATCTGCTCACCCCGGACCAGGGTCTGCTTTTCCATCTGGCCGTCCGCCCAGTAGGCGTCCAGCGCGGCGGCGGCCGTGACGAACGCCGGGTTGTTGCCGCGGAAGGTGCCGTTGTGCTCGCCCGGCCCCCAGATGTCCAGCTCCGGGTTGAACAGGCAGAGGGACATGGGCAGTCCGTAGCCGCTGATGGACTTCGACAGGGTCACGATGTCGGGGACGATGCCGGCCTCCTCGAACGAGAAGAACGACCCGGTGCGTCCGCAGCCCATCTGGATGTCGTCGACGATCAGGAGCATGTCGCGGCGGTGGCACAGGTCGGCCAGCGCCCGCAGCCACTCGGGGCGCGCCACGTTGATGCCGCCCTCGCCCTGCACCGTCTCGACGATCACGGCGGCGGGCTTGTTCAGCCCGGAGCCCTGGTCCTCCAGGAGCCGTTCGAACCAGAGGAAGTCGGGCACCTTGCCGTCGAGGTAGTTGTCGAACGGCATCGGGGTGCCGTGCACGAGCGGGATGCCGGCGCCGGCCCGCTTGAAGGCGTTGCCGGTGACGGCGAGCGAGCCGAGCGACATGCCGTGGAAGGCGTTGGTGAAGGACACGATGGACTCGCGCCCCTTCACCTTGCGGGCCAGTTTCAGCGCCGCCTCGACCGCGTTGGTGCCCGTCGGCCCGGGGAACATCACCTTGTACGGGAGATCGCGCGGGCGCAACACGTTGTTCTGGAAGGACTCCAGGAAGGTCCGCTTGGCCGTGGTGGCCATGTCCAGGCCGTGGGTGATGCCGTCGCGCTCGATGTAGTCGATCAGGGCACGTTTCAGCACCGGGTTGTTGTGCCCGTAGTTGAGCGACCCCGCGCCGGCGAAGAAGTCGAGGTAGCTGTGGCCGTCCTCGTCGGTCAGCCGGGCGCCCTGCGCACGGTCGAACACGGCGGGCCAGCCGCGGCAGTAGCTCCGTACCTCCGACTCCAGGGTCTCGAAGACACTCAGCGCGGGCGGGGTGATGGTCACAGGGGATCTCCTGCTTGAGAGAGGGGGGTGAGTCGCCGGGAGGCTCAGGTGTGGAACGGGCCGATGCGGTACAGGACTTCGGGCAGGTGGTTCCCCTCGGGGAACAGCCCGCCGTCGAAGAGCACCTCGCGGTCCAGGGCCACGTCGTGGCGCTGTGCGTAGGAGGTGAACAGCCGGTCCGACGCGGTGTTGTCCGGGGTGACGGTCGTCTCGACCGAGGCCAGGCCCT
Coding sequences within it:
- a CDS encoding alkene reductase, whose amino-acid sequence is MTTAFDPIDLSGTRLANRIAMAPMTRSRAGEGGTATDLVAQYYTQRASAGLIITEGVQPSVVGQGYPSTPGLHSAEQVASWRKVTDAVHAAGGRIFAQLMHAGRIGHPDVLPDGLTPVSASAVRPVGQLFTGTGMKDFTTPRELTGDEVRQTIADFATAARNAVDAGFDGVELHGANGYLIHQFLAPNTNLRDDEWGGSEEARIRFAVEAVKAVAAEIGAERTGLRISPKNPYNDIDEPAPEALYTALVREIEPLGLAYLHVLEAVEIRELTLALRKQFSGTFVLNALTDGPTGPDDHSLVDDGVADLIAYGALFIANPDLPARLKAGGPFNTPDPSTFFGGDAKGYVDYPALDEAQA
- a CDS encoding VOC family protein, with amino-acid sequence MTSLVRHITIDCSDPYGLARFWSEVLDAPVSDQDAPGDPEVLVEAPGAALLFIRVPEPRNGKTRVHLDIQPQDRTRDEEVERLLGLGATLVADHRKPNGRGWATLGDPEGNEFCVECGAAERAALTGTRLPVTADDVTTAVRLAIDALRESPVDKWHSPAGSLEWTCWETAEHLGDDLFSYAAQLGPQRPSVDAYVPYRWSADREGGPMNAVFADRSAGTAGLFLTLEACGALLASMVRTTPPGIRSYHSYGVSDPEGFAAMGIVETLVHTHDIAASLGAGWTPPAGLCDRVLARLFPDAPKDADRWAVLLWATGRGELPGRPRVTSWKWRSAPLDESGQE
- the thpD gene encoding ectoine hydroxylase, with product MTTAGRTDLYPTRGSAEMTTPRQDPVIWSPPGTPGPVAVRDLQGFERDGFLTVDQLITPDEVAAYHCELERLIADPEVRADERSIIEPKSQKVRSVFEVHRISEVFARLVEDERVVGRARQILGSDVYVHQSRINVKPGFGASGFYWHSDFETWHAEDGLPNMRAVSVSIALTENHDTNGGLMIMPGSHKSFLGCAGETPRDNYKKSLKMQDAGTPSDEALTKLADRHGIKLFTGRAGSATWFDCNCMHGSGDNITPYPRSNVFIVFNSVENAAEEPFAAPARRPEFIGARDFTPVR
- a CDS encoding ectoine synthase; protein product: MIVRSFSDIENTDRHVKAASGTWESKRIVLAQEKVGFSLHETTMYAGTETSMWYANHIEAVLCVEGEAELTNDETGEKHWITPGTMYLLNGHEHHTMRPKTDFRCVCVFNPPVTGREEHDENGVYPLLTEEG
- the ectB gene encoding diaminobutyrate--2-oxoglutarate transaminase yields the protein MTITPPALSVFETLESEVRSYCRGWPAVFDRAQGARLTDEDGHSYLDFFAGAGSLNYGHNNPVLKRALIDYIERDGITHGLDMATTAKRTFLESFQNNVLRPRDLPYKVMFPGPTGTNAVEAALKLARKVKGRESIVSFTNAFHGMSLGSLAVTGNAFKRAGAGIPLVHGTPMPFDNYLDGKVPDFLWFERLLEDQGSGLNKPAAVIVETVQGEGGINVARPEWLRALADLCHRRDMLLIVDDIQMGCGRTGSFFSFEEAGIVPDIVTLSKSISGYGLPMSLCLFNPELDIWGPGEHNGTFRGNNPAFVTAAAALDAYWADGQMEKQTLVRGEQIEQALLPICDEHSALGTRYRGRGLVWGLEFTDEARAAAICARAFELGLLVETSGPRSEVVKLLPPLIITPDELDEGLRTLARAIRDTV